From Numida meleagris isolate 19003 breed g44 Domestic line chromosome 4, NumMel1.0, whole genome shotgun sequence, the proteins below share one genomic window:
- the SPRY1 gene encoding protein sprouty homolog 1, translated as MEPQSQHGSGGSLVVIQQPSLDSRQRLEYERESQPAAILSLDQIKAIRGSNDYTEGPSVVKKSGPRTAPRQEKHERTHEIIPINVNNNYEHRPSHVGHVAHQHNARVPVLSRSTSTGSAASSGSNSSASSEQGLLGRSPPSWPGSGHRSDRTIQTQPKQSSLIVDDLKGSLKEDLTQHKFICEQCGKCKCGECTAPRALPSCLACNRQCLCSAESMVEYGTCMCLVKGIFYHCSNDDEGDSYADNPCSCSQSHCCSRYLCMGAMSLFLPCLLCYPPAKGCLKLCRGCYDRVNRPGCRCKNSNTVYCKLESCPSQGQGKPS; from the coding sequence ATGGAGCCCCAAAGCCAGCACGGCAGTGGTGGTTCGCTGGTGGTGATTCAGCAGCCCTCTCTGGACAGCCGGCAGCGGCTGGAGTATGAGCGGGAGAGCCAGCCAGCAGCTATCTTGTCTCTGGACCAGATCAAGGCGATCCGCGGCAGCAATGATTACACTGAAGGTCCATCTGTGGTGAAAAAGTCTGGTCCGCGGACAGCACCGAGGCAAGAGAAGCATGAAAGGACTCATGAAATCATACCAATTAATGTGAATAATAATTACGAACACAGACCCAGCCACGTGGGGCACGTGGCACATCAGCATAATGCAAGGGTTCCTGTTTTGAGCAGATCAACCAGCACGGGGAGCGCGGCCAGCTCTGGGAGCAACAGCAGTGCTTCTTCGGAGCAAGGACTGCTGGGACGGTCACCTCCATCCTGGCCAGGTTCGGGCCACAGGTCCGATCGGACAATCCAGACGCAGCCCAAGCAGTCATCGTTGATTGTAGATGATCTGAAGGGTTCTTTGAAAGAGGACTTGACACAGCACAAGTTTATCTGCGAACAGTGTGGGAAGTGCAAATGCGGTGAGTGCACAGCCCCGAGGGCCTTGCCTTCCTGCTTGGCCTGCAACCGGCAGTGCTTGTGCTCCGCGGAGAGCATGGTGGAGTATGGCACCTGCATGTGTTTGGTCAAAGGGATCTTCTACCACTGTTCTAACGACGATGAAGGGGACTCATACGCGGATAATCCCTGCTCTTGCTCCCAGTCACATTGCTGTTCTAGGTACCTGTGCATGGGAGCCATGTCCTTGTTTTTGCCTTGCTTGCTCTGTTACCCTCCTGCAAAAGGATGCCTAAAACTGTGTCGAGGGTGTTACGACCGCGTCAATCGACCAGGCTGCCGATGCAAGAACTCCAACACTGTCTATTGTAAACTGGAGAGCTGCCCCTCCCAGGGTCAGGGCAAGCCATCATGA